A stretch of Armatimonadota bacterium DNA encodes these proteins:
- a CDS encoding mechanosensitive ion channel, producing MLLAVGVVVAGAVAWRLLHAPLARAMERSRVDPALRDLLLAVGKYVVLGVALITAASQLGLHVGALLGGLGVAGLAVGLAARDTIGNLISGLIILWDHPFELGDLVVIDGVEGRVVRIGLRSTHLRTADGELVIIPNSKVSEARITNRTAERAYRIRVALSLPAGQDTPALREALARAAADDAEVLADPPPQVLIMQALPDTVTLEVGVWVQPRLPADVVRSRLYDRLGQVLRERGGG from the coding sequence GTGCTGCTGGCCGTAGGCGTGGTTGTGGCCGGCGCGGTGGCCTGGCGGTTGCTGCACGCGCCGCTCGCCCGGGCGATGGAGCGCTCACGGGTCGACCCCGCGCTGCGCGACCTCCTGCTGGCCGTCGGCAAGTACGTCGTGCTGGGGGTGGCCCTCATCACCGCCGCCTCCCAGCTGGGCCTGCACGTCGGGGCGCTGCTGGGGGGCCTGGGCGTGGCCGGGCTGGCCGTCGGCCTGGCCGCCCGCGACACCATCGGCAACCTGATCTCCGGGCTGATCATCCTGTGGGACCACCCCTTTGAGCTCGGGGACCTCGTGGTCATCGACGGCGTGGAGGGACGGGTGGTGCGCATCGGCCTGCGCTCCACCCACCTGCGCACCGCCGACGGCGAGCTCGTCATCATCCCCAACAGCAAAGTCTCCGAGGCGCGGATCACGAACCGCACCGCCGAACGGGCCTACCGCATCCGCGTCGCGCTGAGCCTGCCAGCGGGGCAGGACACCCCCGCGCTGCGCGAGGCCCTGGCGCGCGCCGCGGCGGACGACGCCGAGGTGCTCGCCGACCCGCCACCGCAGGTGCTCATCATGCAGGCCCTCCCCGACACGGTAACGCTGGAGGTCGGGGTATGGGTGCAGCCGCGCCTGCCCGCCGACGTAGTGCGCAGCCGCCTCTACGACCGGCTGGGGCAAGTGCTGCGGGAGAGGGGAGGAGGCTAA
- a CDS encoding heme exporter protein CcmB: MSGLRRAGAVAWKDLLLEWRRRETVAAMVFFACLTAVLLGFAFGGRGEVAPAVLWVALVLGAVLGVSRLTVAEAEQGTLEALLLYPGAREHLFWGKCAALTGLLTALAAVLLPLVAVLFGAAAGPRWPLLAGTVLFGIVGLAAVGTLFAAMALHVRGRELLVPLLLLPLALPVLLAGIRLTEAILGAGQAGPWPAVLLVFDILFLLVAPILFELVVEEV, translated from the coding sequence ATGAGCGGGCTGCGCCGCGCCGGCGCGGTCGCCTGGAAAGACCTCCTGCTGGAGTGGCGCCGCCGCGAGACGGTGGCGGCGATGGTCTTCTTCGCCTGCCTGACGGCGGTGCTGCTGGGATTTGCGTTCGGCGGGCGGGGGGAGGTCGCGCCGGCGGTGCTGTGGGTGGCGCTGGTGCTGGGGGCGGTGCTGGGCGTGAGCCGCCTCACCGTGGCCGAAGCCGAGCAGGGGACGCTCGAGGCCCTCCTCCTCTACCCCGGCGCGCGCGAGCACCTCTTCTGGGGAAAGTGCGCCGCGCTCACCGGACTGCTCACGGCGCTGGCGGCCGTCCTCCTCCCGCTCGTGGCCGTGCTCTTCGGCGCGGCGGCAGGACCGCGCTGGCCGCTCCTCGCCGGCACCGTGCTGTTCGGGATCGTCGGGCTGGCCGCCGTCGGCACGCTCTTCGCCGCCATGGCCCTGCACGTGCGCGGGCGGGAGCTACTCGTCCCGCTCCTCCTCCTGCCGCTCGCGCTGCCGGTGCTCCTCGCCGGCATCCGCCTGACCGAGGCGATCCTCGGCGCGGGTCAGGCGGGACCGTGGCCGGCGGTGCTGCTGGTCTTTGATATCCTGTTCCTGTTGGTGGCCCCGATCCTGTTCGAGCTCGTCGTCGAGGAGGTCTGA
- a CDS encoding ABC transporter ATP-binding protein — protein sequence MPALETVELRRRFGPHTALTGVTLTALPGTAWLLVGPNGAGKTTLLRLVATALRPTGGTARVFGRDVVRDALAVRTLVAFAGAADGAYEALTPREYLTFAAAMSGRPVPPDLLAWGGLARVADRRVEELSQGLRRRLALARVRLLAPRLLLLDEPFTALDAEGQHLVEDLVRTVTDRGGAVVLATHEWERGLRLADHVAVLVGGRLVAQGPRQGMTVERLRNLMAAGATPPPVSAAAGGSGQ from the coding sequence ATGCCCGCGCTGGAGACTGTCGAGCTGCGGCGCCGCTTCGGCCCCCACACCGCGCTGACCGGTGTGACGCTGACCGCACTGCCCGGGACTGCCTGGCTGCTCGTCGGCCCGAACGGCGCCGGCAAGACCACGCTGCTGCGCCTGGTGGCCACCGCCCTGCGCCCCACTGGCGGGACGGCGCGGGTCTTCGGGCGGGACGTGGTGCGGGATGCACTGGCCGTGCGCACCCTCGTGGCCTTCGCAGGCGCTGCCGACGGGGCCTACGAGGCCCTGACCCCCCGGGAGTACCTCACCTTCGCCGCCGCCATGTCCGGCCGGCCGGTACCGCCGGACCTCCTGGCCTGGGGCGGGCTGGCCCGCGTGGCCGACCGCCGCGTGGAGGAGCTGAGCCAGGGCCTGCGGCGGCGCCTGGCGCTGGCGCGCGTGCGGCTGCTGGCCCCCCGCTTGCTGCTCCTCGACGAACCCTTCACCGCCCTGGACGCAGAGGGGCAGCACCTGGTCGAGGACCTGGTCCGCACGGTGACCGACCGCGGGGGTGCCGTCGTGCTGGCCACCCACGAGTGGGAGCGGGGGCTGCGGTTGGCCGACCACGTGGCGGTGCTGGTGGGCGGCCGGCTGGTGGCGCAGGGGCCGCGCCAGGGGATGACGGTCGAGCGCTTGCGCAACCTGATGGCCGCCGGTGCCACGCCGCCGCCGGTGAGCGCGGCCGCAGGCGGGAGCGGGCAGTGA
- a CDS encoding HD-GYP domain-containing protein — protein MSRGLVRSGLAVHLADTVRLAVLVLPVAVLVLLLRHPVLDPTFRRPALHFAVVTLAAGAAALVAGLVLLVAERLRDMRAFLLGLGFWAIAGFFFIHGLLTPGVLFQQASNGIGWAPLMGLALGAVFIVLSTVRRLDEGGAVFRHRRALVLLLAGVWTAFLLLSVAAPRFLEGHAASLASARGARAGHGGGGGSGAAAPPPADMYGAGYAVSDEYGTPAHGAQHGEGGGGAGTDTAWPARTAATTAAAPPPSPWLAAGLVAGTAALLTVAALRYARQYRLGRLPLHATILAGIVLLLESLLSFAFASVWRVSWWEYHLLVLLGASLILAGIVADYRRGLDVTRSVTGLLLGEAVEVLERSYSEVLTGLVAAVEARDPYTKGHSEKVARLAAQVGERLGLAPEHVRTLYQAGLLHDIGKIAIPDAILNKPDPLTAEEYALVRTHPVRSEEMVRRLPSLRPTLAAVRWHHERLDGSGYPDGLRGEAIPLEARIMAVADVFDAMTSGRSYRPAFPPGAVLAYLRSGAGRLFDPRCVDALCAVVEAPVPVPRQATPAPGHLQAKA, from the coding sequence ATGTCTCGCGGCCTGGTGCGCTCCGGGCTGGCTGTCCACCTCGCCGACACCGTCCGCCTGGCGGTGCTCGTGCTGCCGGTGGCGGTCCTCGTCCTCCTGCTGCGCCACCCTGTGCTCGACCCGACGTTCCGGCGTCCGGCGCTCCACTTCGCCGTCGTCACCCTGGCCGCGGGGGCCGCCGCCCTGGTGGCCGGGCTCGTCCTCCTCGTGGCCGAACGCCTGCGCGACATGCGCGCCTTCCTGCTGGGGCTCGGCTTCTGGGCCATCGCCGGGTTCTTCTTCATCCACGGTCTGCTAACGCCCGGGGTCCTCTTCCAGCAGGCCAGCAACGGGATCGGCTGGGCCCCGCTGATGGGGCTGGCGCTCGGTGCGGTCTTCATCGTGCTCAGCACGGTGCGCCGCCTCGACGAGGGGGGCGCAGTCTTCCGCCACCGCCGCGCCCTGGTCCTCCTGCTGGCCGGCGTGTGGACGGCCTTCCTCCTCCTCTCCGTGGCGGCCCCGCGCTTCCTGGAGGGACACGCCGCCTCGCTCGCCTCGGCCCGGGGTGCTCGGGCGGGGCACGGTGGCGGAGGGGGGAGCGGTGCTGCTGCGCCGCCGCCCGCTGACATGTACGGGGCCGGGTACGCGGTGTCCGACGAGTATGGGACGCCCGCCCACGGCGCGCAGCACGGCGAAGGCGGGGGCGGTGCCGGGACCGATACGGCCTGGCCAGCTCGGACAGCCGCGACGACCGCCGCCGCACCCCCTCCTAGCCCCTGGCTCGCCGCGGGGCTCGTGGCGGGAACCGCCGCCCTGCTCACGGTGGCGGCGCTGCGCTACGCCCGGCAGTACCGCCTCGGTCGCCTGCCGCTGCACGCCACCATCCTGGCCGGCATCGTCCTCCTGCTGGAGAGCCTCCTCTCCTTCGCCTTCGCTTCGGTCTGGCGGGTGAGCTGGTGGGAGTACCACCTGCTGGTACTCCTGGGGGCATCGCTCATCCTCGCCGGTATCGTCGCCGACTACCGGCGCGGCCTCGATGTGACGCGCAGCGTCACGGGGCTCCTGTTGGGCGAGGCGGTGGAGGTGCTGGAGCGCTCCTACAGCGAGGTCCTCACGGGACTCGTGGCGGCCGTGGAGGCGCGCGACCCCTACACCAAGGGTCACTCCGAGAAGGTCGCCCGCCTGGCGGCCCAGGTGGGGGAGCGGCTGGGGCTCGCCCCTGAGCACGTGCGCACCCTGTACCAGGCCGGGTTGCTGCACGACATCGGGAAGATCGCCATCCCCGACGCCATCCTCAACAAGCCCGACCCCCTCACCGCGGAGGAGTACGCCCTGGTCAGGACGCACCCGGTGCGCTCGGAGGAGATGGTGCGGCGGCTGCCCTCCCTGCGCCCCACGCTGGCCGCGGTGCGCTGGCACCACGAGCGCCTGGACGGCTCGGGCTACCCCGACGGGTTGCGCGGCGAGGCGATCCCGCTGGAGGCGCGCATCATGGCGGTGGCCGACGTCTTCGACGCCATGACCTCCGGACGTTCGTACCGGCCCGCCTTTCCTCCAGGCGCGGTGCTGGCCTACCTGCGCTCGGGCGCTGGGCGTCTCTTCGACCCCCGCTGCGTGGACGCCCTCTGTGCCGTGGTCGAGGCGCCCGTCCCCGTCCCGCGTCAGGCCACACCTGCTCCCGGGCACCTCCAGGCCAAGGCGTAG